One Flavobacterium cerinum genomic window, AAGGAATCCCTAAATCGGCTTCAATTTCTTTGAAAATATTAATTAATGACGGCGGAAAGGAAATTCCGTCACTAACCGAAAAACAAAGCCCGTTAGCCTGATTCGGTCCGTGATAAGGATCTTGTCCGATAATAACTACTTTTACGTTATCGTAGGTACAATGATCAAATGCAGCAAAAATATGATTCCCTTTAGGATAACAACGGGTTTGGGCATATTCCTGTTTTACAAAAGTGATTAGCTTTTCAAAATACGGTTTATCAAATTCGGCGGATAATACATTTCCCCATGACGGGTGGATATTTACTTGCATTTTACTGTTTTTTTTACCAAAAATACTATTTTTAGCAGACTTTTTGCCATACCGATAACGCATCTTCTTTGTAAATTTGCAATTCAATTTAAAAAAATGATTTCAATTACCGATAAAACCCTTCAGGATTTAGAATTTAAAACCATACTGGAAACCGTTTCGGATTCATGCAATACCGAGATCGGAAAACAGAAGGCTCTTGAAATTACACCGTTTCGAGACGAAGAGACACTCATGAATGCTTTAAAGCAAACATCGGAGTATGTCGCTTCCTATACGAATAATAACGTCATCCCGAATCACTATTTTGATGCGATTCATAACGAACTGAAATATTTAGCTATTGAAGACAGTTTTCTGGAATTAAGTAGCTTTCGAAAAATAAGTGCACTTTCCGATACTGCTAATACCCTAATCCTCTTTTTAAAAAAATTCGAGGATTACTACCCAAAATTGTACTTACGAGCGTCAGAAATCGAGTTAACCAAGTTTATTATTCAGAAAATTGACGAGGTAGTAGACAAATACGGCGAGATAAAAGACAATGCTTCACCCGACTTAGTTGAAATCCGTCGTAATATGAATCTGGTACGCGGTAAAATCAACCAAAGTTTCGGTTCCGCCCTGTCCAGTTATAACAGCATGGGTTATTTGGATGATATCCGGGAAACTATTGTCGACAATCGTCGCGTACTCGCTGTACTGGCCATGTATCGTCGTAAAGTAAAAGGTACGATATTAGGCAGTTCCAAAACCGGAAGTATTACCTATATCGAACCGGAAGCGACATTGCGTTATTCACGCGAATTGAGCAATCTGGAATACGAAGAACGTGAGGAAATCACCCGTATTTTAAAGCAATTAACCAATGCGATCCGTCCTTATATCGGACTTTTAAAAGAATATCAGGAATTCCTGAGCGACATTGACGTAATTGCTTCCAAAGCAAAATATGCGAATAAAATAAACGGATTGCTACCCAAAATTTCAACTGAAAAAAGGTTGTATTTCCGGGAAGCCTACCATCCGATTTTGTATTTAAACAATAAGCAGAAAAATGCGCCTACGTATCCGCAAACAATAGAGCTGACCGATGAAAACCGGATCATTGTGATTTCCGGTCCAAATGCCGGCGGTAAAAGTATCACGCTAAAAACCATCGGTTTATTACAATTGATGTTACAGAGCGGTATTTTAATTCCGGTTCACGAACGAAGCGAAACCTTTTTATTTGACCGGATTTTGACTGATATTGGCGATAACCAATCGATCGAAAACCATCTGAGTACGTATAGCTACCGCTTAAAAAACATGAATTATTTCCTAAAGAAATGCAATGCCAAAACCTTATTCCTTATCGATGAGTTCGGTACCGGATCCGATCCTGAGTTGGGTGGTGCATTAGCCGAAACTTTTCTGGAAGAATTCTATCACCGGGAAGCCTTCGGTATTATTACCACGCATTATACCAATCTAAAAATATTGGCCAATGAATTGCCGTTTGCGACCAATGCCAATATGCTATTCGATGAAAAATCACTGGAACCGATGTATAAATTACATCTGGGACAAGCCGGTAGTTCCTTTACCTTTGAAGTAGCACAGAAAAACGGAATCCCTTACGGATTGATCAATCGGGCTAAAAAGAAAGTGGAAGGCGACAAAGTGCGTTTTGACAAAACGATAGCCAACCTTCAGAAAGAGCGTTCCCGACTTGAAAAAACTTCTCAGAATCTAAAAGAAGAAGAAACCCGGGCACGTGAGGAAAGCAAGAAAATGGAAGGGATTAATACCAAAATCCAGCAAAAACTGGAAAGCTATCAGGAGTTGTTTGACTCCAATCAGCGTTTGATCTATATGGGTCAGAAACTAGACGATATTTCCGAAAAGTACTTTAATAATAAGAACAAAAAAGAGTTAATCGGCGAATTTCTGAAAATGGTTGAAATTGAAAATTCCAAGCGTAAAAAAATTACTGCTAAGGAGAAAAAAGCCAAAGAAGTCGTTCAAAAAGAGATTATAGAAGAAGTAAAAGAAAAGGTTGAAGTTATCCGAAAAGAGAAAAAGGAGAAGAAAATAAAAGCCATTCAGGAAGAAAGCAACAAGCCTAAAATCCCGCTTAAGGTAGGCGATCGTGTTCGTATGATCGACGGAAAAGCAGTGGGCAGCATTGATGCAATCGAAAAGAACAAAGCCACTGTTAATTACGGTATTTTCACTTCCAAAGTAGCATTGGACAATCTGGAACTGGTAGAACGCAAAAAATAGAGTATGGAAGGATTGCCACAAAACAAAAAAATTGTGCTTTTTGACGGCTTCTGTAATTTATGTGACAGTTCCGTTCAATTTATCATCCGACACGATAAAAATGATGTATTTCGATTTTTACCGATACAATCAGAATTAGGCCAACAAGTGATTCGTTATATCGGAGTGGATACAGCTAAAACGGATAGCATTATTCTATATGAGCCCGGTATATCCTACCATTATAAAGCCGATGCCGCTATTTCGATAGCCAAAACAATCGGAGGTCTCTATTCCTTTTTAGGTTTATTCAGCTGGATTCCAAAACCGATTTCTAATGCTGTTTATGACTATGTTGCTAAAAACCGTTATAAATGGTACGGCAAAAAAGACCAGTGTATGTTACCGAGTCCGGAAATAAAAGCAAAATTTTTATAACCTGATAATTATCATCGTTTTATCCTTTTTTTGGAGCTAGATTTGAATAATCTAATCCCTAAAAAAATAAAAAATGATACGCCTCTTTGCTTCACTCTACTCCTGGACATCCGGAGCTTTTATTATGATCGGTATCTTTTCGTTTGTCATTTTTTCGCTTGTAGCCTACGTTTTTATTATGATGAACAACGATAAAAAGAAAAAAGAGCGGGATTAGCAATTAATTCCGCTCTTTTTCTATTAAGCTAAAAAAAATTATTTTTTAATAATCTTTTTAGTCGCTACACCTTCATTCGTTGTAATATTCATAAAATAAACACCCGAATTCAGGTCTGCTATATTTACCTGAGCTTCCGAAACAGCGTCTAATTTTACTGTTTTTACCGTTCTTCCGTTAATATCATTAATTGCAATTGCATCAACCAATACATTACCGTTATTAGCCACATTTACCACATCATTAGCCGGATTAGGGAAAACCGTGAACTTAGAAGCTAAGAAATCGTCAGTTGAAGCCGTAGTCATAGCAAGAACAGCAACATCATCAATACTCAATAGATTCTTGTCGTTGTTATTATTTCTCCAGGCAATATAGATATTCTGCCCGGCAAATTGTGACAATGAATACGATCTATTCTGCCAGGTATTCGCCTCAGATGCAGTGTTGTAAATCACATTTGTAAAATCCGCAGCGTTTGTTCCTGTAGTCGATACTAACAAGCTATATCCATCCTGATACGTCGGATCTGAATCTCCCGATTTCGCTTTAAAGGCAACTTGAATCTGGCTGTTAGCAGGAAGTGTAATTTGCGGCGTGATCAACCATCTGTTAGCTTGACCGGCCGGGTTAAACCACGATGTTGTTGAAGCCACTTTATTCCCCGGTTCTGAATTCCAGGTTACCACAGCCCATGCATTCGTTCCGAAAACCGTTGCATAATTTCCATTTGGTGTTAATCCGTCAAGATTACGTAACGTCCATCCTGTTAGTGCTGTATTCAATTCAAAATTTTCTTCAAAAATTGTTGTTGTTTGTGCATTTCCTGCAAACATGGTTCCCAGCAATAAGCCGGCAAAAAGTAAAGTTTTTTTCATTGTAATCTGATTTTCTTTTGTTTTAATAAAACTACCTTTTAAAATTTAAGAAAAAAAGTACATAAATGTTAATTCAAAATAAGAACAACAACATGTTAATACTTGATTAAAAAACGTATTATTAACTTAATGTTTTAGTAAAAATTCATTCTTTTAATACTTTTTATCTCCTATATGAGAAAAAAAATATTGTTTTTTTTACAATACACCTAACTTTTCACAAACAATACCTCCCCATTAAAGTCAAATTCCTATTTTTTTAATAAAAAAAGAGCGGGATTAACAAGTAGTCCCGCTCTTCACAATACAAATCAGAAAAATTAATTATTTTTTGATAATCTTTTTAGTCGTTACACCTTCATTGGTTGTAATATTCATAAAATAGATACCAGCGTTTAATTCAGCTACATTCACCTGAGCTTCAGTAACTGCATTTAATTTAACGGTTTTTACTGTTCTTCCGTTAATATCATTGATTGCAATTTCGTTTACTAAAAGATTATTGCTGTTTGCTACCGTTACTACATCATTTGCCGGGTTAGGGAAAACTGTAAATTTAGATGCTAAGAAATCTTTTGAAGAAGCTGTAACTTCTGTTAATCCGTTTAGAGTCACAGTACCTGTCCAAATTCCACCGGCACCTTCTTCAAAGTAGGCATTACCTAACCAAACGGTATAAGTTGTTCCGTCAAAATTAATAGGTGTCGTTAAATTAACCGTTCCGCTCACTGGTGTTCCCGGTTCGTCAGAATCTCCGTTTGCCCATAAAAAGCTCTGACTCGCATAAAGATCTTCATATCCTCCGATTTGCAAAAGTCCGGTTGAGTTAATGTCTCCATTAGCAGTAACATAAACAGTTAAATCGTTAGCATAAGTCTCTAAAGCCGAATTGTTAAGTACTGCATTTATCGTAACACTAGTTAGTGTCCCCTGAAATTCTCCGATCTCATTAAGCTTAAAAAACATTCCGCTCTCAATAACCAGATTGTTAAACGGAACTGTTGTTGATTGTGCAAATGTTGTGTTTATTGATGCCAACACAAGGCATAAAAAAAGTAATGTTTTTTTCATTATAAATTGGTTTTGTATTACTAAAAGTAAAATTACCTATTAAAATTTAAGAAAAAAACCACAAAAATGTTAATTCAAAATAAACATAACCTTACGTTAACGAATAAAAAAAAACCTTAATATTAACTTAAGGTTTTATCAAAAATTTATTTTTTTAATATTTTTATCACTTGCGTAAGAAAAAATCTAACAGGACAATTGCAGCCATTGCCTCGACAATTGGCACCGCACGTGGCACAACACAAGGATCATGACGTCCTTTCCCCTGTTGTTCAATCAAATTTCCTTTATTATCAAGCACTTCTTGTTTCTGCATAATTGTTGCCACCGGTTTAAAAGCCACCCGGAAGTAAATATCCATACCATTACTTATTCCTCCCTGAATACCACCGGACAAATTGCTTTTTGTAGTTCCGTCCGGATTATACGGATCATTATGCTCACTTCCTTTCATTTTAGCGCCGCAAAAGCCACTTCCGTATTCAAATCCTTTTACGGCATTAATAGATAACATGGCTTTACCTAACTCCGCATGTAATTTATCGAAAACCGGTTCTCCCAAACCAATCGGTACATTTTGAATCACACAGGTTACCGTACCGCCAACCGTATCACCCGCTTTACGAATCTCTTTTATATACGCTTCCATTTTTTCGGCTGAGGCCAAATCCGGACAACGTACCGCATTACTTTCCGTCAACGAAAAATCCAGTGCCTGATAAGGCTTATCGATAAAAATATCTCCTACCGACGATACAAATGCGTTGATTTTAATTTCCGGCATGGCTTGTTTTGCAATTGCACCGGCTACAACTCTACTGGCTGTTTCACGGGCTGAACTGCGTCCGCCTCCGCGATAATCCCGGATTCCATATTTTTGTTCGTATACATAATCAGCATGGCTCGGACGATACGTATCTTTTATATGTGAATAATCATCCGATTTCTGATTGGTATTCGGTACAATAAATCCTATTGGCGTACCTGTTGTTTTTCCTTCAAAAATTCCGGATAAAAATTGCACTTCATCTTCCTCTTTCCGTTGCGTAACGATTGCCGATTGTCCCGGTTTTCTGCGTTGCATTTCCTTTTGAATTGCTTCAAAATCCAAAGCGATACCTGCCGGGCATCCGTCAATAATTCCACCTAAAGCCTCTCCATGTGATTCTCCGAATGTGGTTATTCTGAATAATGTTCCATATGTATTTCCTACCATAACGCTTGTTTTTCACAAAAATAAGCTATTCTGCTCGCTTACCAAAAATAAACTTTTCTCAAAAAACTAATATTTATTTAATGTTTCATTAAATTTTTAATAACAACAAACTGGTTTATTTGTTAAACTTAAATTTCAATTCATTGAAAAAGAGAATTGTTGATATCGTTGTTATTTCCGATGTGCATTTAGGTACTTATGGCTGTCATGCGAAAGAATTGCTAAAATACCTAAACACGATCAAGCCCAAAACACTCATCTTAAATGGTGACATTATTGACATCTGGCAATTTCGGAAATCGTATTTTCCCAAGTCCCATTTAAAAGTAGTCAAAAAACTTCTGGATTTTTCATCAAAGGGAACCAAGGTGTATTACATAACCGGGAATCACGATGAAATGTTGCGTAAGTTTAGTGACACCACAATGGGGAATTTTTCCATAGTTGACAAACTCGTACTGGAGTTACACGACAAAAAAGCCTGGATTTTTCACGGTGACATCTTTGACAGTTCCGTTCACCATGCCAAATGGATTGCTAAGCTGGGCGGTATCGGTTATGATTATCTTATTCTACTCAACCGGTTTATCAACTGGTGTTTGATCAAAATGGGAAAAGAACCCTATTCCTTATCCAAAAAGATCAAAAGCAGCGTTAAAAAGGCGGTCAAATTTATTTCTGATTTTGAAACTACAGCAACCGATCTGGCAATTGAAAAGAATTATGATTATGTAATTTGCGGTCATATTCACGAGCCAAAGATCATCGAAAAAGAAAATAAAAAAGGGAAAACACTTTATTTGAATTCCGGTGACTGGATTGAAAATCTCACCGCATTGGAATACAATAAAAAAAGGTGGAAATTGTATCAATATTCAGCAGAAACAATTCAGCCGGAAGAAGAAGATTATTTTGAACATGAAAATCAGTTAAGTCAGGAATTATTATCTCTAAAAATACTGATGAAAGGTTAATATTTTAACATTTTTTAGTAAATTAGCTGAAATATTTTACTAAAATGAAGTTAAAACACATTCCTGTTCTACTGGGAGTCATTATGATCTCTTCCTGTTCTTCTTCATCGGAGGAAGTAATAAGTGATAACAATCCTACTAACACTGATTATTTACCGTTAGCCAGCCATAATTACTGGACCTATACTATTGACAATATGCGGGATTCGCTTTATATCCCGAATGATACATTAATAGCCGGTACTACTCACAAAAAATGTAAAGCCAAGGATTTTCCGGTTGGTTTTTTTTCCAATTCGCTTAATAAAAACGGGATTCGTAAGTCGGGTGACCAGATTCTTGCTTCAGGAACTTTCGATTTCGAGGCTTTTTCAGGACTTCCGATTGCCATTAACCTAAATAATTTTATTATTTTTAAAGAAAGTGCTACTAGCGGACAAACAATGGGAAATGCCACCGGGACCATACAACAAGAGCTTAACACATTCCCGTTAACCATTCAGTATAAGATTACTACGGTAGCAGGAGCTACGCTTCCAAGCTACACTTCTCCTAACGGTGACAGCTATACCAATGTTAAAGCTGTTAATACAATCATAAATTTACAAGTCACTACAATCTATTTTGGCATACCTTTTGTAATCCTACCTACACAAGATGTAATTGTTTCCACGCAATATTTTGCTAAGAACATCGGTGTAGTACATACAAATACAAATTTGCATTATCAATTGTCAAGCGGTATTCCTCCGGAAATCCCATTGCCAATACCGAGTTCAGGAAACCAGACGCAACAGGAATATTTGGATACGTATCAAATTAATTAAAAAAAGTTACCCTGTTTCACAATAAAATTGTTTGTTAAAAAAAAGCAGCAATTGTAATAATAACAAATCAGCAGGGTTATATTTGTTAAAATTATTTTTTATGAAGAAACTATTTTTATCTGCCTTCATGTTAATGGGATTAGCATTTGGCACACAAGCACAGGAAATTTCTAAAAATGCTTTAGGTTTGCGTTTGGGCGACAACGATGGTTTTGGTGGTGAGATCTCTTACCAAAGAGGTCTTTCTAAAAACAACCGTCTGGAAGTAGACTTAGGATGGAGAAACAGTAAGCATGTTGATGCTTTTAAGCTTAGCGGTTTATACCAATGGGTTTGGAACATTGACGGTGGCTTTAACTGGTATGCCGGTGTTGGTGGTGGTATCGGAAGCTGGAGTTATGAAAATGATTACCATGTTGACGTAAAAGACAGCGGAACTTTTGTTTTTGTAGCCGGTGATATCGGAATCGAGTATGTATTCGATATTCCGTTACAAATATCATTAGACTTCCGTCCGGAGCTTTATTTCAATGACGACTACAGAGGTGATAACTTCGGTCCGGATATCGCATTAGGTATTCGTTACCGTTTCTAATAAAAAAGTCCCGATAAAATCGGGACTTTTTTTATGCAAAATCTTCTAATGCTTTCTGATATAATGCTTCGTAAACAGGAAGGATATTCATAATATCAAATTCTTTTGAAACTTCCAGCGCATTCTTTTTAAAGTTCAGTAATTTTTGATCGTCTGATAATATCGAAACGGCATTAGCTGCCATTTCCTGTACATTTCCGACATCACTCAGATAACCGGAGTACCCTTGTCTGTTCACTTCAGGCAATCCACCGGAATTACTTGAAATCACCGGTACGCCACAAGCCATAGCTTCCAATGCAGCCAATCCGAAACTTTCGGTCTCCGAAGGCAATAAGAACAAGTCGGAATAACACAAAATCTTATCGATCTCACTACTGTTTCCGAAGAAAATAACTTTATCGGTAATTCCCAGGTCATCACATAATTTCTCGGCAACTTCTTTTTCCGGTCCATCCCCTACCATCATTAATTTAGACGGGATTTCCTTTTGAATTTCGTTGAATATTTTTACGACATCCGGTATACGTTTTACTTTTCGGAAGTTACTGATATGTGTAATGATTTTTTCTTCTTTGGTTGCCATTAACGAACGATGACAAGGCGAATTTTCATCGATTCTGTTTTTATCTATTTCGATAAAGTTCGGAATAACCTCAATCTCTTTTTTAATATCAAAAAGACGGTAAGTTTCTTCTCTCAGGCTATGAGAAACCGAAGTCACCACATCCGATTTATTGATACTGAAACACACAGCCGGTTTATAAAAAGGGTGGTTTCCTACCAAAGTAATATCCGTTCCGTGAAGTGTCGTTACCATCGGAATACGGATTCCTTCATCTTCCAGCATTTTTTTTGCCATATAACCGGCATAGGCATGCGGAATAGCATAATGTACGTGTAAAAGTTCAATTTTATGCAGTTTTACCATGTCGACCAACTTACTGGACAATGCCAATTCGTAGGGTTGGTAATGAAATAAAGGGTATTCCGGTACGTGTACTTCGTGGTAATGAATATTTGGATTTAGTAAAGCCAGTCGAACCGGCTGACTATACGTTATAAAATGAATTTCGTGACCTCTCCGGGCCAGTTCCAGTCCGAGTTCAGTAGCCACTACACCACTACCTCCAAAGGTAGGATAACATACTATAGCAATTTTCATTATTCGTTTTTAAAAGTGAACTAAAGTACTGCAAAAAAGTAAGGTAATCCCGATTTTTAGATAAAATTAACGAAATGAAAAAGTTACCGTTTCAGCATCGTTTCATAGCGTAAAATCCAGTCTTCCACTGTCATTTTAGTAAAAAGTTCCGCTAATAAATCATATGGAATCGTATCCATTTTTTTAAATCGGATACAGCTTTTTCCCATGTCCAGTTTTGTTTTAACATGCTTCGGGTATTCGGATACAAACCAGTCATATAAATCCTTGTCTGCATAAATCCCCATATGGTAAACTGCAATAAAGTTCTTTTGAGAAGCCAAACCTAAAAACGGAAGCGGTTGTTTCGGATCACAATGATATCCGTTCGGATAGGTTGTATGCGGAACCGAATACCCCATCATCCCATATCCCATTCCTTCCTGAAATCCTTCCGGCAAATTGGCTTTAATGATTTGTCGTAATTTCGTCATTGCCGATTTCCGATCGTCCGGTAATGTATCTAAATAGGCATCCGGTGTTGTTGCTGTTGACTGCATCTTTATCTGGTTTAGGTTTGTTAGTCGGTAATCGCTTCGTAAATTACTTTCTGAATATCTTCCCGAATATTTTCTTTTGAAAGTTTATTCACTGTACTTTCCGGAAAAGTTCTGTTGGACAGAAAAACATATACGATTTCCTTATCCGGATCAGCCCAGGCCATTGTTCCTGTAAATCCGGTATGCCCGAAACTCGTCATCGACACACAACCGCAGGTCGGTCCTTCTTTTCCGAGTTGTGGTTTATCAAACCCGATTCCTCTTCTGTTTCCTTCTTTACAAAAAGCACAATTGTTGAATTCATCAAATGTTTTCTCCGAAAAATACTGATGGTTTCCGTAGTTTCCTTTTTGTAAATACATCTGCATCATTTTGGCTACGTCCATTGCATTGGCAAATAAACCGGCATGTCCCGCTACACCATCCTGCATTGCTGCCCCCATATCATGAACATATCCCTGTACTTTCGTATAACGGAAATAATTGTCTTTCTCCGTTGGCGGGATAATATCCATATCCATTTTACGTAACGGATTATACGTCATCGTAGCAGCACCTAATGGTGTATAAAAAGCCGTATCACTTAAAACATCTAATGTTTTATGGGTTGTTTTTTCCAGGTAATCTTTTAGGATAATAAATGAAAAATCGCTGTATTTATATTCTTTTTTAGGCAATAGCTTACTATCTGCAATTCTTTTAACAATCGTATCCGAATAGTCTTTTCTGAGATAAAGATTTTCTGAAACCTGAAGCGGGAAATCCGGAGAATAGGTATAGCGATAGTATTTTTTAGACGGATGTTTGGTACTGTCTAAAGTAGCCTGATAAAACGGAATCCAGGCCTGGAAACGCGCCTGATGCGTCAACATATCCTTTAATGTGATGTTTTTCTTATCCGTATTTGCAAAAACCGGCAGCATATTTCCAAGTTTGGTATCCATGTCGATCTTTTTCTTATCATATAATTGCATGATATTTGGCAATGTCGATAAGATTTTTGTCAATGATGCCAGATCATATACGTCCTGATTGGTTACTTTATCTGTATTTTTATAATCGCGGTAACCGAATGATTTCTGATAAAAAACCTTCCCTCTTCTCGCTACAACGATTTGTAAACCGGGTGTCATTTTTCCGTCAATTGCTTTTTGCGCCAACTTATCAATCCTGGCTAATATTTCCGGATTCATTCCTACATTTTGCGGCGTTGTAAATCCAAGTCGGTTGCTTTTTTGTGTCCTTAGACCATCATTTACCTTAAAAGAATTATTAATCGAAACCGGTAATTTTCCTTTTGCTCCGATACCTCCAAAAATGGTTTCCGCTGCTACTGTCTGTGCAATATCATTGTTCTGATAGGCCAATACGACACTTTTAAAGATATTAAAATTATCGATCGACAATAAGGTATACGGTTTTGCAAAAACGGTTAATATCACATTATTATTCGAAGCAATCAGACTTAACATTGACAATTCCTTTTGCGTGAAATCGTGTTTTTTCCACGCACCGTCCGCCTTATGGAATCCCACAATTACTTTGGTATAACTTTTCAGCTGTTCCAACATCAACGGAACAGTATCCAACGGTATATTCGTAACCGGTGCATACGTTCGCAATGTATTCAGGAAAGCATCATTTTTATCGTCTCCTAACTTAATATAGGCTATCTGTTCATTCTCCAGTTCACCGATCGGTAGTTCGTTATCTGTATTTTTCAATACTGTAACCGCATTTTCATATAACTGATAATTCAAATCGTCATATTCCGGTGCATTCAGATCTTTTACCAGATTATTCATATCGATCGGCTTGTAATGATTTAATCCGATTCGGTATTTATACTTCAGGATTTTTTTTACAGAATATTCGATACGTTCGTCTGACAGTATGGAATCGTTATAGGCCTGACAGAATTTTTCGATCGCCACCGGCACATTTTCGGCAAATA contains:
- a CDS encoding endonuclease MutS2 — protein: MISITDKTLQDLEFKTILETVSDSCNTEIGKQKALEITPFRDEETLMNALKQTSEYVASYTNNNVIPNHYFDAIHNELKYLAIEDSFLELSSFRKISALSDTANTLILFLKKFEDYYPKLYLRASEIELTKFIIQKIDEVVDKYGEIKDNASPDLVEIRRNMNLVRGKINQSFGSALSSYNSMGYLDDIRETIVDNRRVLAVLAMYRRKVKGTILGSSKTGSITYIEPEATLRYSRELSNLEYEEREEITRILKQLTNAIRPYIGLLKEYQEFLSDIDVIASKAKYANKINGLLPKISTEKRLYFREAYHPILYLNNKQKNAPTYPQTIELTDENRIIVISGPNAGGKSITLKTIGLLQLMLQSGILIPVHERSETFLFDRILTDIGDNQSIENHLSTYSYRLKNMNYFLKKCNAKTLFLIDEFGTGSDPELGGALAETFLEEFYHREAFGIITTHYTNLKILANELPFATNANMLFDEKSLEPMYKLHLGQAGSSFTFEVAQKNGIPYGLINRAKKKVEGDKVRFDKTIANLQKERSRLEKTSQNLKEEETRAREESKKMEGINTKIQQKLESYQELFDSNQRLIYMGQKLDDISEKYFNNKNKKELIGEFLKMVEIENSKRKKITAKEKKAKEVVQKEIIEEVKEKVEVIRKEKKEKKIKAIQEESNKPKIPLKVGDRVRMIDGKAVGSIDAIEKNKATVNYGIFTSKVALDNLELVERKK
- a CDS encoding thiol-disulfide oxidoreductase DCC family protein → MEGLPQNKKIVLFDGFCNLCDSSVQFIIRHDKNDVFRFLPIQSELGQQVIRYIGVDTAKTDSIILYEPGISYHYKADAAISIAKTIGGLYSFLGLFSWIPKPISNAVYDYVAKNRYKWYGKKDQCMLPSPEIKAKFL
- a CDS encoding T9SS-dependent choice-of-anchor J family protein, coding for MKKTLLFAGLLLGTMFAGNAQTTTIFEENFELNTALTGWTLRNLDGLTPNGNYATVFGTNAWAVVTWNSEPGNKVASTTSWFNPAGQANRWLITPQITLPANSQIQVAFKAKSGDSDPTYQDGYSLLVSTTGTNAADFTNVIYNTASEANTWQNRSYSLSQFAGQNIYIAWRNNNNDKNLLSIDDVAVLAMTTASTDDFLASKFTVFPNPANDVVNVANNGNVLVDAIAINDINGRTVKTVKLDAVSEAQVNIADLNSGVYFMNITTNEGVATKKIIKK
- a CDS encoding T9SS type A sorting domain-containing protein, whose product is MKKTLLFLCLVLASINTTFAQSTTVPFNNLVIESGMFFKLNEIGEFQGTLTSVTINAVLNNSALETYANDLTVYVTANGDINSTGLLQIGGYEDLYASQSFLWANGDSDEPGTPVSGTVNLTTPINFDGTTYTVWLGNAYFEEGAGGIWTGTVTLNGLTEVTASSKDFLASKFTVFPNPANDVVTVANSNNLLVNEIAINDINGRTVKTVKLNAVTEAQVNVAELNAGIYFMNITTNEGVTTKKIIKK
- the aroC gene encoding chorismate synthase encodes the protein MVGNTYGTLFRITTFGESHGEALGGIIDGCPAGIALDFEAIQKEMQRRKPGQSAIVTQRKEEDEVQFLSGIFEGKTTGTPIGFIVPNTNQKSDDYSHIKDTYRPSHADYVYEQKYGIRDYRGGGRSSARETASRVVAGAIAKQAMPEIKINAFVSSVGDIFIDKPYQALDFSLTESNAVRCPDLASAEKMEAYIKEIRKAGDTVGGTVTCVIQNVPIGLGEPVFDKLHAELGKAMLSINAVKGFEYGSGFCGAKMKGSEHNDPYNPDGTTKSNLSGGIQGGISNGMDIYFRVAFKPVATIMQKQEVLDNKGNLIEQQGKGRHDPCVVPRAVPIVEAMAAIVLLDFFLRK
- a CDS encoding UDP-2,3-diacylglucosamine diphosphatase; this translates as MKKRIVDIVVISDVHLGTYGCHAKELLKYLNTIKPKTLILNGDIIDIWQFRKSYFPKSHLKVVKKLLDFSSKGTKVYYITGNHDEMLRKFSDTTMGNFSIVDKLVLELHDKKAWIFHGDIFDSSVHHAKWIAKLGGIGYDYLILLNRFINWCLIKMGKEPYSLSKKIKSSVKKAVKFISDFETTATDLAIEKNYDYVICGHIHEPKIIEKENKKGKTLYLNSGDWIENLTALEYNKKRWKLYQYSAETIQPEEEDYFEHENQLSQELLSLKILMKG
- the bshA gene encoding N-acetyl-alpha-D-glucosaminyl L-malate synthase BshA, producing MKIAIVCYPTFGGSGVVATELGLELARRGHEIHFITYSQPVRLALLNPNIHYHEVHVPEYPLFHYQPYELALSSKLVDMVKLHKIELLHVHYAIPHAYAGYMAKKMLEDEGIRIPMVTTLHGTDITLVGNHPFYKPAVCFSINKSDVVTSVSHSLREETYRLFDIKKEIEVIPNFIEIDKNRIDENSPCHRSLMATKEEKIITHISNFRKVKRIPDVVKIFNEIQKEIPSKLMMVGDGPEKEVAEKLCDDLGITDKVIFFGNSSEIDKILCYSDLFLLPSETESFGLAALEAMACGVPVISSNSGGLPEVNRQGYSGYLSDVGNVQEMAANAVSILSDDQKLLNFKKNALEVSKEFDIMNILPVYEALYQKALEDFA
- a CDS encoding DUF1801 domain-containing protein — encoded protein: MQSTATTPDAYLDTLPDDRKSAMTKLRQIIKANLPEGFQEGMGYGMMGYSVPHTTYPNGYHCDPKQPLPFLGLASQKNFIAVYHMGIYADKDLYDWFVSEYPKHVKTKLDMGKSCIRFKKMDTIPYDLLAELFTKMTVEDWILRYETMLKR